The following proteins are encoded in a genomic region of Agelaius phoeniceus isolate bAgePho1 chromosome 17, bAgePho1.hap1, whole genome shotgun sequence:
- the MTG2 gene encoding mitochondrial ribosome-associated GTPase 2, whose product MAVLCGAGLGTSLRRCGAGGSGRSPWKAVLLLLSPPAFSTGCARCAKDRRLRQKRAISERQLTRYFVDQRKVRVVGGQGGDGGHSFHSEPRKVFGGPDGGNGGDGGHVIFKADQQMKSLSSVFRFYQGFHGERGGSKNCYGANGAHMYVKVPVGTLVKEDGEVVADLTQHGEVYIAAHGGAGGRGNRFFLSNENRAPKFFTPGEPGQERVLHLELKTTAHAGLVGFPNAGKSSLLRAISRAKPAVAAYPFTTLNPHVGIVHYQDYEQVAVADIPGLIQGAHQNRGLGMAFLKHIERCRFLLYVLDLSVPQPWSQLQDLKYELEAYEKGLSERPCVVVGNKVDLAQSRINLALLREQVAERVIAVSALTGDNLEELLLHLRELYDTFVKTEQSQGQSPVKW is encoded by the exons ATGGCGGTGCTGTGtggggccgggctgggcacCTCCCTGAggcgctgcggggccggggggagCGGCCGCAGTCCCTGGAAGGcggtcctgctgctgctcagcccgCCGGCTTTCTCCACGGGCTGCGCCCGGTGCGCCAAGGACAGGCGGCTGAGGCAGAAGAGAGCCATTTCCGAGCGGCAGCTG ACACGGTATTTCGTGGATCAGCGGAAAGTGCGCGTGGTtggaggacaaggaggagaCGGGGGCCATTCCTTCCACAGTGAGCCCAGAAAAGTGTTCGGAGGTCCTGATGGTGGGAATGGAGGTGATGGGGGTCATGTCATTTTTAAAG CTGACCAGCAAATGAAATCACTTTCTTCAGTGTTCCGCTTCTATCAGGGCTTTCatggagagagaggaggaagCAAAAACTGTTATGGAGCTAACGGTGCACACATGTATGTTAAA GTCCCTGTTGGTACTTTGGTGAAGGAGGATGGTGAGGTTGTGGCTGACCTCACCCAGCATGGAGAAGTGTACattgcagcccatggaggagctggagggagaGGGAATCGCTTCTTTCTCTCCAACGAAAACCGCGCTCCAAAATTTTTCACTCCAGGAGAGCCAGGTCAGGAGAGGGTCCTTCATCTGGAGCTCAAGACAACAGCTCATGCAGGATTG GTGGGCTTTCCCAATGCTGGCAAATCCTCACTTTTGAGAGCCATCTCCCGGGCAAagccagctgtggctgcctaCCCATTCACAACCTTAAACCCCCATGTTGGCATTGTCCACTATCAAGACTATGAACAAGTGGCCG TTGCTGACATTCCTGGCCTAATCCAAGGTGCTCATCAGAACCGTGGGCTGGGGATGGCCTTCCTGAAGCACATCGAGCGCTGCCGCTTCCTCTTGTACGTGCTGGATCTCTCTGTGCCTCAGCCCTGGAGCCAGCTGCAAGACTTGAAATATGAACTGGAAGCATATGAAAAAGGCTTGTCTGAGAGGCCTTGTGTCGTGGTTGGGAATAAGGTTGACCTTGCTCAGTCCAGGATCAATCTGGCACTCCTTAGGGAGCAGGTGGCTGAGAGGGTCATCGCAGTGTCTGCGCTGACAGGAGACAacttggaggagctgctgctgcatctgAGAGAACTCTATGACACCTTTGTGAAGACAGAACAGTCACAGGGACAAAGCCCAGTCAAGTGGTAG